GGACTCAGGGACAGGTTCTTATTCAGTTctctttgtagcctaggctggtctacaACTTTGCTCCTGATATCTGGGATTtgttgtaccaccatgcctggttcccaAGGCCTCTTTATATGGATATTTCACTAAGTGCAGGACTCAGGGGATGTggaagtttgaatgtaattggcccccataaactcatagggaatggcactattgagagatgtgaccttgttgaaggtagtgtgtcactgtgggggtgggctttgaggtcctttttgctcaagcttcactcaatgTAACattcagtccacttcctgttgccttctgatcaacaTGTAGTCAagaccatgtgtgcctgcacactgccatgctccctgccatgataatggactaaacctctgaaactgtaagctgccacctcaattaaatattttcattgataaCAAACTAACTATTGTTGCACTCTGGGGCATTTTACAAACTGCAAGTCAGATATCCATGAAAGAGATGACTTTGTCTATCAATTCTCTAGTAATAAGGTTGTTACTAATTATGAACAAGTTGATATTACTGTTCTTTCAATGTTTGAAGaggaaacaaaattaaacaaaaacagagtCTTCTTACTGCTAAATAAGTTCAGTAGATACTAAGTAAACTGAAAGTgctcttttggttttctttatagTTTAGTTTGCAGTGCATAATGCAATGTCTCATTCAAAACAGGTGCTCAATTTGCAGTCATTAGATAACTAATTCAATTTTGTCAGAATAACACCAATCTCAATGGAGCCAATTTTTAATTTCAATCTCTGGAAACTCAGAGAAGAGCAAAACAATACATCAATCTCTAATTTGGCTCCAAATTGAGCTCATCAGTGTCTTTGATTTtagggataaagaaaaaaaaagagtttttttttgttcatcCAATTAACTCTCAGAAATCTCTATTTAAATTCTTTGGTGTCTAATTGGTGCTACTATTGGCCTTTGATTACTCTTTACAGCATCAAAATTAAGTGAAAATTTCAAGATAGAGGTTCATTCACTTATTTTCAAAACATCATTTCAAACAGTATATACTATCTCTTATTTTTCTATAAAGACATAAATTCAGAAATTGAATTACTTTCTTGAAAACCCACTGTCCTATTTTAATGCATAACAATAGTTTGGTTAATCATACACTTAAGAATGAAAATAGTTTTCTACTGTTCTTCTGTCATTCAGTACTGTTGATTACAAGTGCGGTGTCAGCCAGCTTCTCCAGCATTATATGTAAATCCCTGTTCCTTCCACAGTTGATTTTCCCAAAATCAGAGAAGTGAtagatctcattttattttagattatttcatttattcatcacaTTCTGACATTTGTTATTCCAGAACTCAAAAGTCATATAATACACTACATTTTTTTTAGTAGTTCTCATCTTCCTTTTTCAAAAATTCCACTTGGCATATTTTCATAACAACTAGTACATACCTCCCAATTGTCGTTTCCTACATTTGATTTGACCAAATTAAATCTCTTTCACCCGCAGTCTCTCTGTGTGGTCATGCATCTCTCTGTCCTAGGGGAGAGAAAAAACATTGAACCTGTCTAGTCTTTTTTCAAGGCCTTAGTCATCTTTAGCGATGCTGTTTTGTCAGCTCCTAACCGTCTTTTGGAAGTCCCTTCATACTGCCCTGGCTTTAATGGTCTTTAAAAGAGAGACTGGAGATCTCATGGTAGTTTGCACTCAGATTTCAGGAGATCTAAGCTTTAATTAAGAAGACTTGCTGAACTTTGTCACACATGGGTAGAGGTTATATTCCACTTGTTTGAACCAGGCCCAAACAGGTGTGGGGCTTACAATTCTGCATTTGCTTTATGAAGCCAACATCTTAGATAATATCTCCTTCTTCGTTGCTGTTATGGTGTCTGTTGGGGTGCCAGACCTGAGACcctgtgaaaatatttttcataaagcAATTGATGAGTGAAAACCATGGGGGAGAGCCTGCcatggtggtggatgcctttaatccccagcactttgtatccagaagcaggtggacctctgtgagtttgaggccggcctgatttacatagtgagttccagaacagccatggaTGCATGAAGAGCCCCTCTCCCAAACTGCAACACAACTACACACATTGAAAAACTTCCAGTCTTGATACTGgcaataaatatacaaatttgATGATGGCCAGCAACATTGACACAACCCAAAATTCCTGTTCCGAATGAGCGATTGTCATATTTAGGCTctagtgataaaataaaattgacttgATGCCCCAAAGGCAACTCCCTCCTCATAAAGCCACATGTCTAACACTACTGCTCTAATAACAAATATCAGAGCAGCAACTATGTATCAACTCATTCTGTGACAGGAAACTGTGACAAAACAGGGCACatacaataaaaggaaagaaaattatatatccATTTACTTTACCAATGTCAATGtgaaaattctcaagaaaatactggcaaactgacaCCAATAACAGATGAGATTGTATGTCATGGCTATATAGGATTTATCCGGGACAAAattggttcaacatacaaaaatcagcaCTGACATATCATTAATGGACCAAATGATTGGGGAAGCCACACAACCATCTTAATAAATGCAGAAAAGCATTTTAAGAAAACCTTATAATTAGACAGAGGAAACACAGAACTACCTTTGGTGTGACTTCTCATATACAAAATCTTAAGTGGCCTGAAAGCATAGAACATTAGTGGACAAATTCAGCAAGTGTGTAGAAGAAGAGATCACTACCCTAAAAGAAGTTATTCTGTATGCTACCACTGGACAAACCGAAAATGAAGAAGAACTCCTTGGAATCAACAGGAGCAAGATGCTCAGAaaagaagcaggcaggcatgtaGATGAATGTCATACAGAACCCTAAAAAACAttgaagaacattctagaaggcCTATGTAAGAAGGAAGTGTACCTGGACGGGAAGACTCCATATTGTAAAGATTATCTTCAAACTAGTTTATGACTTAATGGAATTCTTACCAAGATGCCTGTTTGCTTTTCTCCTAGAAGTTACCAAAATGTCCCTAAATTTTTCATGTGAAAATGCAAGAACTCTTGAATGACCaaaataatattgtaaaaaagaaatttgaagaaatcaGACTCCCTGATTTTATTGTGATGCTCTGagtgtgaaataaaatatttgaatgattTATGaactaaatgtataaatatatgttgtATTCAAATTGACATTCAGGAGTGATTTGTTAGATATTGTCTTAGAGTGTATCAAAATTTTataatgtactttaaaatattttagggtAGGAAGGTTAGTTAATATcaaattttagtttgttttcaccAACATACACTACCTGGTTTGTAGCTATTTCACTCAGGTGGTCAGCTGATGAATTAGATCTATGCAACAGTATCTATGCATTGGAGTATTCCAAAAGGTAATTCCTTCTTTAATAATTTATAGCAAATTGCATGGACTCTTGGTATTAACCTTAACACTTTGATATTTTATCACTGTGAGAAAATGCTATTACAAAActgctttcttgttttccttacCTGATTATTCAAATCCTCAATGTGGGAGAAGACTAGCTCTCTTCCAGTTTTGTTTTCATGATCCCTCTGATGCACAATATTATTGAATAGTTGTACCAATTATGCAGTTTCAAGCAGTGACAACATTGGTAAAGAAAAACATCTGCATACACTGTTAAAATGACATTAATTTGGAAACTTTAAAGAGGTGTTTGGcttaaaaacagaattataagAATTTCCCCAAGAAGACACAGGGTGGCGCTGCAGGCTAAGATTGTGATAAAGCTCTAAAATACCAGGAATTGCTCCTGGCAAATACAGAACAAAAGACAGCACTCCGGAGCTGTGAAGAGGTTTGGGGACGGATATACTAGTTGAATGTAAGATTAAGAGCAACGTTGTGAAGATTCCTCTCAGAAGGAACCAGAAGTCAGCGTTTCAACGCATTTGGAGCTTGCTAAAGGATTGGATGCAAGCACTCACTTTCCCAACATGGAGAAGCTAGAGAGAATTCACCCAAACAGGCAAgtgattcctttcctttttatgctGGTTTTGGTTCAGGTTTGCAGTGAGCCAACAATTCGATACTCTATcctggaggaaacagaaagtggaTCCTTTGTAGCCCATCTGGCCAAGGATCTGGGCCTGAGATCTGGGGACCTGAGTGCCCGGTCTGCACGGGTGGTGTGTGATGATTACAAGCAGCGTTTGCTGCTGGATCCTGAGAATGGGGATCTGCTTCTGAGGGAGAAACTAGATCGGGAAGAGTTGTGTGCCTCTGTGGATCCCTGTGTGCTGCATTTCCAGGTGTCCCTTGAAAAGCCAGTGCAGTATTTTCAAGGAGAATTACTGATCCAGGACATAAATGACCACTCACCAGAATTCTCAGACAAAGAAATGCTCTTGAAAATACCAGAAAACAGCCAGCCAGGCACTCTGTTACCACTAAGTTTAGCCCAGGACTTGGATGTGGGCAGCAATGGGCTTCAACAATACACAGTCATCCCCAACTCTCATTTTCATGTCCTCACTCGGAATCATACTGAAGGCAAGAAATACCCAGAGTTGGTGCAGGACAGAGCCCTGGACAGAGAGCAACAGGCAGAGCTGAGTTTGACCCTCATAGCTATGGATGGTGGCTCTCCACCTAGGTCAGGAACAGCCATGGTTAGAATCCTGATCCTGGACATCAATGACAATGCCCCTGAATTTGTGAACACCCCCTATGAGGTGCAGGTCCTGGAGAGCAGTCCCCCAGGCTCcccagtcctgactgtcctagcaCAGGATGCAGATGCTGGCACCTTTGGGAGAGTTTCCTATGGCTTGTTCCAAGCATCAGATGAAATTCAACAAACCTTCTCAATAAATGAAGTCACAGGAGAAATACGATTGAGAAAGAAACTggattttgaaaaaattaaatcttaccGTGTACAAATCGAGGCCATAGATGGAGGTGGTCTTTCTGGGAAGGGGTCGGTGGTGATAGAGGTGGTGGATGTGAACGACAATGCCCCAGAGCTGACCATATCTTCACTGATCAGCTCAGTCCCAGAAAATGCTCCTGAGACCATAATCAGCATCTTCAGAGTTGGAGACAGGGATTCCGGAAAGAATGGAAAGGTGGTTTGTTCTATTCCAGAAAACCTGCCATTCATCCTAAAATCCACTTTCAAGAATTTCTACACCCTGGTGACAGAGAGTccactggacagagagagcagagctgagTACAACATCACCATCACAGTCACTGACATGGGCACACCCAGGCTCACAACACAGCACACCATAACAGTGCAGGTCTCTGACATCAATGACAATGCCCCAGCCTTCACACAAACCTCCTACACCCTGTTTGTCCAGGAGAACAACAGCCCCGCCCTGCACATAGGCACCATCAGCGCCACAGACTCAGACTCAGGCTCCAATGCCCACATCACCTACTCTCTGCTGCCCACCCACGACCCACAGCTGGCCCTCGACTCGCTCATCTCGATCAATGCCAACAACGGGCAGCTGTTCGCACTCAGGGCGCTGGACTATGAGGCCCTGAAGACCTTCGAGTTCCACGTGGGCGCCACAGACCAAGGCTCTCCTGTGCTCAGCAGCCAGGCACTGGTGCGTGTGCTGGTGCTGGACGCCAACGACAATGCGCCCTTCGTGCTCTACCCGCTGCAGAACGCCTCTGTGCCCTGCACAGAGCTGCTGCCCAgggcggcagagccaggctaCCTGGTCACCAAGGTGGTGGCAGTGGACCGCGACTCTGGACAGAAtgcctggctgtccttccagctgCTCAAGGCCACGGAGCCCGGGCTGTTCAGCGTGTGGGCTCACAATGGCGAGGTGCGCACCTCCAGGCTGCTGAGTGAGCGCGATGCTCCCAAGCACAGGCTGCTTCTGGTGGTCAAGGACAATGGAGATCCTCCAAGGTCAGCCAGTGTCACTCTGCAGGTGCTGCTGGTGGATGGCTTCTCTCAGCCCTACCTGCCTTTGCCAGAGGTGTCGCGCGACCCCGCGCAGGACAATGACGACTTGCTCACACTGTACCTGGTCATTGCCTTggcttctgtgtcttctctcttcctgttgtctgtgctgCTGTTTGTGGGGGTGAGGCTGTGCAGGAGGGCCAGGGCGGCCTCTCTGGGTGGCTCTTCTGTGCCTGAGGGACACTTTCCTGGTCACCTGGTGGACGTCAGCGGTACTGGGACCCTTTCTCAGAGCTACCAGTATGAGGTATGTCTAACTGGGGACTCTGGGATTGGTGAGTTCAAGTTCCTTAAACCTATGATCCCAGAGCTGTTGGTTCAGGATCCTGGGAGAGACCTTAAAGAAAATCTCCACTGCAGGGATAGCTTTGTGTTCAGCTGAATTGtaggttctcaacctatggatcTGGACCCCTTCTGGTTatgaaagaccctttcacagaggttgcatatcagatatttacattatgagtcctaacagtagtaaaattacagttattaagtagcaacaaaataattttatggtaccaggtcaccacaacatgacgaagtgtattaaagggtcacagcattagggaggttgagaaccaccaaacTAAGTAATATGAACTCCTAAGTGTTGTGCAATTCTTACCTTTTAAGAAATGATCTTTTAACGAAGTTCTCCACTGGTCTAACCTGCTTGCATCCTTAATTGCACTGATAGTTTCTCTTTTATTGCATGAAAGTACTAGGCTTTTAGTTGTACTAagcatatttcatatatttttccaCATATGAGTATCACTTGGTGATACTCCCACAACCCTAAATAACCCAAATAGCATAACGTTTTCTTTGAATTATACACTTAATGATCTTCTGAGACATTTGACTGCTCTCAAAAAACATACAATTTGTACAAATTTGTGACTCCTGAACTTTCCATGTGATTTCATATTTTCAAAGGTTGATTGTTTAAAGTTACTTATGTTGCCTGGGTCTTTCTGCACGAATGGAAAGCCACATTACATCGTGTTCACTTTCA
The genomic region above belongs to Peromyscus leucopus breed LL Stock chromosome 19, UCI_PerLeu_2.1, whole genome shotgun sequence and contains:
- the LOC114686174 gene encoding protocadherin beta-4-like isoform X1, whose product is MEKLERIHPNRQVIPFLFMLVLVQVCSEPTIRYSILEETESGSFVAHLAKDLGLRSGDLSARSARVVCDDYKQRLLLDPENGDLLLREKLDREELCASVDPCVLHFQVSLEKPVQYFQGELLIQDINDHSPEFSDKEMLLKIPENSQPGTLLPLSLAQDLDVGSNGLQQYTVIPNSHFHVLTRNHTEGKKYPELVQDRALDREQQAELSLTLIAMDGGSPPRSGTAMVRILILDINDNAPEFVNTPYEVQVLESSPPGSPVLTVLAQDADAGTFGRVSYGLFQASDEIQQTFSINEVTGEIRLRKKLDFEKIKSYRVQIEAIDGGGLSGKGSVVIEVVDVNDNAPELTISSLISSVPENAPETIISIFRVGDRDSGKNGKVVCSIPENLPFILKSTFKNFYTLVTESPLDRESRAEYNITITVTDMGTPRLTTQHTITVQVSDINDNAPAFTQTSYTLFVQENNSPALHIGTISATDSDSGSNAHITYSLLPTHDPQLALDSLISINANNGQLFALRALDYEALKTFEFHVGATDQGSPVLSSQALVRVLVLDANDNAPFVLYPLQNASVPCTELLPRAAEPGYLVTKVVAVDRDSGQNAWLSFQLLKATEPGLFSVWAHNGEVRTSRLLSERDAPKHRLLLVVKDNGDPPRSASVTLQVLLVDGFSQPYLPLPEVSRDPAQDNDDLLTLYLVIALASVSSLFLLSVLLFVGVRLCRRARAASLGGSSVPEGHFPGHLVDVSGTGTLSQSYQYEVCLTGDSGIGEFKFLKPMIPELLVQDPGRDLKENLHCRDSFVFS